Part of the Fusarium musae strain F31 chromosome 3, whole genome shotgun sequence genome, taactaaaactaaaaaaatttttaataattagtattagtaattagtaataaaattttttttatttagtaaattagtaattagtaattagtaattatttagtattagtaaagaaaaatagtaattagtaatactaactattaactaatttacAGCCCTGACCGAGACTAGGTTTGATGTAAGCCGGGCAGCCGGGgaggggcaagaaaacttaggacctCTACGGAGTATcctaaaaaggaaatatggTTGAGTTAACTCTGATAAGACTGAGGGAAGTTTAGTATATTCTAGGTTCTGTTCATACTAAGGTTGTAGGATGTCTTCTAGGTTTGcctaaactcatcaaagGATACTGCACCAACCTCCGCTTGAATCAGTACCAACGCCGCTCTCAAGAACACCGACATCTAGCCAAGCcttcttgactttcttcGCATCAGCCGACCCGTACAGCTCTTGCGCATAGTCTACTGTGGCAGTTGCAAATTGCTTGAACGTAGACTTTGGAGGGATTTTGCCTGATCTCAAAGCTGCCCACCAAATCTTGCCAGCCTTTTCCTAAGAGTATCCGCCGAACGAGATAGAAGCTAGATAGAACGCTTTGTTGGGGATCCCAGAATATATGTGGACTCCGCCGTTATCCTCGTATGTTGTCCTGAATTGCTTCATGTGCCCAACCTGCGGATCTTTGCCAAAAATCGGGTCGTCGTAGGCAGTTCCAGGCTCCTTCATGCTTCGCAGAGCAGTGCCCTTGACTCCAGGAAGAATGCAGTCTTCGCCGATTAACCAGTCTGCAACGTCCGATTTCTCGTCCTGAACCCTTTGCTTCACCATGATGCCGAACGCATCTGAGACATGCTCGTTCAGAGCACCGGCCTGACCATAGTAGTCAAGAGGGCTTGTGTGCTCTGTAACTGCGTGTGTAAGCTCATGGCCGATTACATCGATGCATCCGGTAAAGTTGTTGAGAAACTCGCCGCCGTCGCCGAAGACCATCTGAAGCTTTTCTGGGTCCCAGACTAGATAGATCTTGTTAGTAGAAGTCAAGTAAGTTCACTGCAATTGCTACTCACAAGCATTTTCGTATTGTTTACCAAAGTGAACAGTACTGATGACGTCCATATCCTTGTTGTCAATTGACAGCCATTGGAAAAACTTTTTGTAGAAACCCAACACGAGTCCCACGTTGTCAAAAGCCTCATTGACAGCCTTATCAGAAGATGGCTTGCTTGTATCGGCTTCCTTCTTCCCGTTATCGCGAATGAGGTCGCCAGGAAGTTTGCCCTCATTTGAACTTTCGTGTATGTCATGCACAGCACGGTAGGGAGGGTCGTCCGTAGCAGTCAGCGATTGGACAACATATGAGGTCCCGGGTTCTGTGGACTGCGAGGAGCCCAGCGCC contains:
- a CDS encoding hypothetical protein (EggNog:ENOG41~MEROPS:MER0091601); protein product: MVAVPPHLLRAISKSKAATPEHREIALASLAHTEQFLKNIQERREQYLKTYNQVQQQIVPPALFRNVIASDQADDAQRSRAKRGLEHLETIIGKVRGAQQALGSSQSTEPGTSYVVQSLTATDDPPYRAVHDIHESSNEGKLPGDLIRDNGKKEADTSKPSSDKAVNEAFDNVGLVLGFYKKFFQWLSIDNKDMDVISTVHFGKQYENAFWDPEKLQMVFGDGGEFLNNFTGCIDVIGHELTHAVTEHTSPLDYYGQAGALNEHVSDAFGIMVKQRVQDEKSDVADWLIGEDCILPGVKGTALRSMKEPGTAYDDPIFGKDPQVGHMKQFRTTYEDNGGVHIYSGIPNKAFYLASISFGGYS